A window of Candidatus Thorarchaeota archaeon genomic DNA:
CACAACAGATGTGAGTATCATGTTCTGTTCGTTGAGAGATACACTCCCGGTTTACTATCTCTCAGGTGCAATCGAAGGGGCTTCGTTTTCTGCTACGGTGAATGCGCTTTCTGGATCTGTAATTGGCTTCTCTTTAGACGGAAGAATAGAGGATGTGAATGACCATCAAGGGGAACGAGTATCCGCTGAAGTGGCTGAGAGTTCAGCTTTTCAGTTCCTATTTACAAACAACTACTCAATCCCACCGAACACCAGGTATCTAGGCGTTCTTCGTGGCCCCAGTCCAGTTCTAGCAGAAACAGATTACATTATAGCATTCCAGCATATTGCAGGACATGTACCCTTTTCCGATTCGCCACGGGCAATAGATATGCTGTTTGGAGAGGGAATTAGTATAATCGTAGATCAATACAGCGGAAAGGTAAAGCATTTCCATTACGAGTGGTTTGAAATTGGACTCGTACAGGCGGAAGGGATAATCACCAGATGGAAAGCAATGGAAATAGCGAAGTCATATTCTCACAGCAATTCCTCTCCAGTTGCCTGCAATCTTTCTGTTGTGAAGTCTATTCATCTCTCATCAATAAGCATGAAGAATCCAGATGAACGAGGGTTCTCCCTTTATCTAGCTTGGACAACCGTTTTGAAAAAGGTGGCACGTCATGACGTGTTGATTGATGCTCAAACGGGAAGATTCATCGGAGAGATTCTTTATAGAAATGGATTGGAGCTTGAGCCAATAAAAGAACTAGATCTAAAGATGATCTTTGCCATTCCCATCAGCTCATTGATACCAGCAGCTATTGTTTTCGTTCTAAGCAAAAGGCGTCTAATGCCCAGTCCTCCTAGCCATGATAGAGACAACAGATTCCGCAAAAACTCTGGCAAATCAGTTTAGGTAAGAGGAGGAGTCATAACTGACATCAAACAATGGAAAAATCAAGGGAAAGACGCTACGTATCTACTGGTGGCTTAGTACTCAGTCAAGCCCATGTTCCTACCGTGAGATACAAAATGGTCTCGATATATCCAGCGTAAGCCTGGTACGCTACCATGTGGAGAAATTGCAGGATCTCGGACTTGTAAGAGAAGAAGGACTTGGAGAATTCACCACAGATATTGATATGAAATTTGGACCTATGAAGCAGTTTGTACAGATACAGGAAAGAACAATTCCCAGATTCGCGTTCTATTCTGTGTTCTACGGAACTACTCTCATACTCAGCATAGCGATTCTGTTTCCCCTGTTGCCCTTACCAGTGGTCTGTCTCTTCACACTCATTCTCTTGTTTGGTCTGATAACGTCCATATACGAATGCATTAGCCTCTACGGGCAGAAACCTTGGTGATTATTATCCGTTGTACAAGATTCAGTACAGTTTTATCCAGTTCTGTTTTGGTGAACCAGGGAAAGTAACTTCATCCTGTTTCGACCTTCTAGGAGATACATCCAATGACAAGACAAATGAGACGCGAAGATAAGGAGATGGAAAACAAGCAGGAAATCCAAGAAATTCTCCTGAACACGAAGTATGTAACAATTGCCATGTGTAAGGATAATGAACCCTATTTAGTTACGCTGAGTCATGGTTACGACAAAGACGAAAACTGCCTCTATTTCCATTGTGCCTCGGAGGGAAAGAAAATTGAGTTTCTTAAACAGAACTCAACAGTCTGGGGACAAGCCCTAATTGACAAAGGATACGTTCATGGAACATGTGATCACTTGTACGCAGCAGCCCACTTCAGAGGGGAAGTCCGATTTCTCGAAAATGTATCCGAAAAAGAGTCAGCTCTCAAGATTATGATTCGTCAACTTGACGATAAGCCAGAAAAAGTGATGGCAGAACAGCTTAAAGAAGAATCTGTCAAGAACGTTACAATCGGGAGAATAGACATCGATTATCTATCAGGAAAGAAAGCTGATGAGGTTATCATATCGCTATAGTAGAAGAAGGCCCGGTCAGAGCCGGGCCGCTGAATCTTCCTAGTCTCAGTTTTGGTACTTATTCCAAGATACTATGTCATCAAGAGATCTTCTGTTACTTGTCTTTTCTTTATCAGGATAGCCCATCGAGACGGAACAAACAACTCGAAACTTATCTGGGATGTCCAGAACATCTTTGAATTTATCTTCGTAAGGAGTGTCTCGCACGCCCATCCAGCATGTTCCAAGGCCCTGGTCATAAGCTGCCAGTAATATGTTCATGACTGCATTGTGTGGATCGCAGAGATGGTATTTCTGATGTCTCTCCGGGTCTCCAAGTGCGACGATGACAACGGGAGATTCTGCCATGAATCCTCCGTAGCTGTGGATACTTGCTAGTTTCTTGCGAGTGTTTACATCCGTTACCACAATGAAATGCCAAGGTTGTTTGTTCGACGCTGAAGGCGCCCAACGTCCTGCCTCCAATACCTTCTCAATTTTCTCTTTTTCAACCTCTTTGGATTTGTAGCTTCTGATGCTCCGCCTATGGCGAATCGCTTCCAGTGTATCCATTTTCATCACATTCACTATTGCTAACTACTGCCTAATGAAACCATTCCTATGCCAAAAAGCTCTTAGCCTAGACCCAATAGTTCCGAAAACCAACAGCGGATGTGACCCGATTGTTCGTTAAGACAAATAGGAAATGGCTGACCAGCGTAGGCATTGACATTGGGTCAAGTACCTCACATATTGTCTTCAGCAAGCTGCTTCTTGAGAAAGATCCAGCCAGTAGCACTGAGAAGTTCATGATTACCGAGCGTAAAATAATCCATTCTGGACCGATTCATCTAACACCTTTTTCCGATCCAGATACCGTAGATTTGGAGAAGCTGACAGCTATACTTGCAGCTGATTACGAATCAGCAGGCATCAACACAGGTGATATCGACACAGGCGCTGTAATCATAACAGGGGAGACTGCAAAGAAGCATAACGCAGAAACCATTGTTGAAGAAATCGCTGGAGAAGCCGGAGCATTTGTGGCTGCAACGGCTGGACCAAACTTCGAATCGGTCTTGGCTGCACATGGGTCAGGAGCGATCTCTAGAAGTGAGGCTATTGAGGGCACAGTGATGAACATAGATATTGGTGGGGGATCGTCGAATATTGCTGTCTGCAGAAATGGGCGAGTAATCGATACTGCAGCAATCAACGTTGGAGGTCGTCTTGTAGCGACCGATTCAGCCGGGGTCATCACCCGCCTGGAGGACATAGGCAAAGAGCTCGGAAAACATTTGGGGATTGAGCTTGAACTCTCCAAGCGAATCAGTGAAGAGAAGAAGATGGCTATGGCTGATGAGCTCGCTGATACCCTCTTCGATTGTCTGACAGGAAAGCTGCAGAAACCGCTTACAAAGGATTTTCTAATGACAGAACCACTTGATATCACAACCGGAATCGAAGAAGTTACATTCTCTGGCGGAGTTGCCGAGTACATTTACGACATCCATGATAAAACATACAATGACCTCGGCGCACATCTGGGCAATGCAATCAAAGAAAGGATACCTCAGCTAAAAGGCAAATTCACGAGACCAGCACAAACAATCAGAGCTACGGTCATTGGAGCCGGTCAAGCAAGTCTTGAGGTTTCCGGTTCGAGTACGTTTCTATCTGCTGATATTGAGTACCCAATACGCAACCTGCCCATTGTCGTGCCGCATATCCCTTCAGGCCGTCCAACAGAGAAGGAGATCGCGGCCGCCATTAGAGATTCGCTGGCAAGGTTTGATATCGTTGAAGGAGAACAGCAGGTGGCTCTGGCGTTCAACGGTACAGTGAAACCATCGTATGACCATCTCACAACATTTTCCAAGGGCGTCGTCTCCGCTCTTGAGAAGACTGTGGAGAAGCATGATCCAATCCTTATGGTATTCAGCAATGATGTTGGCAATTCTGTTGGAAACGTAATGAGAAGAGAGACAGGGATAGAGAATCAAATCCTCTCGATAGATGAAATATCTGTTCAGGAAGGAGATTTCATAGACATTGGCGAGCCTGTGATTGAGAATGCGGTTGTACCCGTAATCATCAAGAAACTGGTGTTTGCTTGAATCCCTTTGTTAGCAAACTAGTTGTCGATTCCAAAGAATGAAAAATCTAATACGGGGAGGGAGAGATATTGTATTTATGGAAGCTCATGTTAGGCCTCTGCGTCAAGATGATATAGATGATGTCTTAGCAATATCCAAGCACATCTGGCATGGACATGATTACGTACCAGGTGTCATAGACGATTGGTTGAAGGATCCAGATTCGTACACTATCGGTGTTGAAGTCGATGGAAATTTAGTGGGCATCAGCAACCTCCGCATGATTGAAAATGGTAAGACAGGGTGGATGGAGGGGCTCAGAGTCCATCCGGATTACAGAGGGCAAGGGTATGCAAATCTTCTCACAGACGGGCTTCTTGAACATGCGATTTCGGTAGGTGTTCCGCGTCTGAGATATACTACAGCAGTCGAAAACAAAGCATCGATGGCGCTTGCTGAGCGGGCCGGTCTGGAAGAAGTTTTCCGAATGATTGTATTCTGGGCGGATGCTCCTGATTCGGTAGATCAAAGGGAAGACATCGACATCGACCAAGTATTTGTTGATGAGCTGATAGAACATATGGATGCATATACAGGGATTATGCCGGGCCCAATAATCATCTATGACTGGAAAGCCAAGGATTTGACAGCTGAAGTTCTGAGAGAACTCGGAGAGGAGCGAAGTTTCTGGCAAACCATGAGTGATAAAGGAAAGGCGTTGTCATTTGGCGGACACAGGTACGAGGAAAGTGAGGACGCATGGAGCTGCACAATCTACTCTAATGATGATGAGCTTGCACAAGCACATATGCTTCATCATGTCCGAATCGCCAAATCAAAGGGACTGAAAACCGTCGTGATTATCTTGAACAAAAGATTTCAACAGTTGGTAGAAGAGCTTAGTTGGTTAGAGGAAACCGAGAGATTCAGAGAAGTAGCACTCATGGAACGGAAACTACGGCAGGACGCTGAGTAGTGGTCTCAGCCTTACGCTGCAGCACGCTCTTGATCTTCTCTATCGTTCCAAATATTGAATCTGCTTGTGATTAGTTTTGATTTGAGTACATACGTAACCGGAACTGTGATTTCTTCAGGCCATTCTCGGGTTTCTTCTCTAGGTTTGGTTATTCGTTCCATAGGAATCTCCTCAGTAACGAGGAAAGAAAATTTCGCAGGCCGATGCAATGCAATTGCGCCAAAAATGAACAAGATAGGGGATGGAATAGGTACAATAAGGAACGGGATTCCTGGAGAATACATTAGTAAGTCCATAATGCTGAATCCAAGAAGAGACCATGCAACACTGAGGATTCCCATTCTCAATGCCCTTTTTCTTGTTTCCAATCCATAGATGAATTTGATTAATCTATAAGCGAAGAACAGACGAGGTATACCAAGCAAGGAAGAAAAAAACATAGTGAAAAGAGGAGGAATCATAATTTCCAATGGCATTAGAGAATATTCCAAATCAATCATCAAGAAAAGAGACATAAAAGAAATTCCTAGAGATTGGTTATATGGTCCCGCCAGAAGAACTCCCATGAAAGGAACAAAGAATAGTAGTATGAACATCAAATAACTGAGTCGATCAGCGTTCAGCGATTTGTCATCTGCTTGTTCAAGAGAGACTCCGTCTGTAGGAAGACTCTCAACCCACTGCATGATTTGAGGTAGCACAACAAGGAAAAGCAAAGGCAAGATGCCAAATGATGAACCGCCAACTAGACCTATTGTGGGCGATCCAATCTGAAGCGCTTGCCAGCGGGGCCTTAACAGCCACAGTATGAAAGGAACCATAATGGCAAGTATAGGCGTTAGCAATACGGCTAGAACTGTATATTTCAACGGAATGTCGCGTTTGGGATTCTTGTCCCGCAGATATGAAATTGCTAACGACGGTAGTGAAAGGATTACTGCAAATATAAAAACCCGGTAAATCTCGTAGAAATGTGCCTCCCAGCTTAAGGAAAATACGCTGAAGCTGAAACTTGCAAAAATCAGCTCAAGGCCAATCATATTACCTTGAAAGACAAAACGAACGGGAATAGCCATGAGCAAAGCGAATTTCACTAAGGTCTTCAAACCGGGATGCAAAGCGCTGTATTTTCGAGTAACTGAGGCCCGGAATCCCTCCGTGTAGGAATCTAGCAATGGATCATGTTTGAGCCCTTGGCCTTCATGTTCATCAGAGTCTGTTTCGTTTTCAGCAAGCACCAGATATCCCTCCGTTATAAACCACAAGACAAGAGACCTATTGAATCTGATGCATATTTCTGAATATCTCTTCATTGAGCAAAACTGTCTTCAGTGGGTTGAATCTAGTTCACGTTTTCTTGGCGACTTGCTTCATCTCGCCAGATGTCCAATCTGCTTGTGACGATAAAGGTTGTAACAAGCCCAGCACATCTCAGTGATACGTCCCAGTCCGGATTCCGACATCATGTCTATTGCACTTGATGTAAGGTTTCTGCGGCCTCTGTCATGAAATCCGCTCCTTCAAACAGGATATTCCTTGCATTCTTCACAACGATAGCAAATCGGTAAACCATCCCGAAATTCTGACTGCTCCAGTAGAAGAACTCAGGTTTCATGAGAAACTTGTCTGCCCATTTGTCGCAGAGTGCTGTGAACGCATCTTTCACCTTTGTATTTGAATAAGAGAGGTGCTGATAGATATCAAAGGTGTAGCGATATACCTCTTCGCCAGTTGTCAAGTATTTGAACTTCTGTCGTAGCGAGTCTAGACGAGAACTAGAAAGCTCTTGCTCGTCATATTCGATTCCCAGTAGGTCGGTTAGATCGTCGACTCGTACGCGATAATTCGTGACATCCGAATCAACGACACTGCTATTCGGTACTCCACGCCTCGTAAAATCAGGAGTTAGCAATCTAGTGTAATTCAGTGTGATTTCTTGCACGAGGCCCTCAGTGTCACCAATCTTAATGTAGTCTCCCACCCTGAAAGGACGAGTGGCAAGGACATAGATTCCGCTGACAAGATTCGATAAAGATCTAGAAAATGCCAAACCAACAGCGGTACCGATTAGAGTGGAAGCTGCAATAACTCCCTCAAGACGGAATATCCTTGTAATAGAAAGGATAACAGCTACAACGATGCCAAAGAAAATCAATCTAATGATAAAGACTATAGAGGAAGTGGCTTCCCGTGGTACACCAATCCTGCCCAGCGAAGACTTGACGCTTCTGATGGCTACCAAATACAGGATATAGAGTAGTATGAAGAAAGGAATAGCGGCTATTACGGCCGCATAATTTTGAAGAACGGGCGGCAATAAGTTGCGAATGAATGCTACTAGCTCATCCCATAAAGCAATCTCCTGCAATTCGATCTCTCCCGTTCATAATAAATCCGTGATTTCTTTGTGTCATTCGAACTAGATTCTAAGTAATTCACGAGCAGGGTTGAATATAGTATTGATTTGAAAAGGCTTTCGTCTATTCTCGATGATTCAGTACGAATTCGTGTATCTGGGCAGCAAACTTCTGAACCAGATAGGCACCTCGGCTCCGTCTACTCGGTCAGAAGTTGGCATATATGGCTTGATATCAAGCACGGGGGTTCCGTGAAAGGCGTCTATCTGATCAATAACCAACCGTTTAGCTGCTTCATCTATGTCCCGAAGCGCAACCACTGTGTGACCTATCGGATTTGGCCGTGCCGGAGATCTACATGCGAATACACCCGATTCCTCTACAGTTTCCTCGTCGCCTTTTGGAACAACGCGAAGGGTTTGCCTGCTTTCTGGATTATCACGGCCTGAAATCCACCACAATATGATAAGATGGGAGAATTTGTCTAGATTCAATGTTGCGTCCCAGAAAGAGTCATAGATCCAAATGCATACACGGGACTCTTCCTTTGCAACTTCACCAATGGGGCGTATTTCGATGCTCATCAGGTTTCTTTCTCCTTAGTGCCGCATGATGTTCTCTTGTCGATGGGCTATGATTTCCGACAATTGATAGCTGACATCCAGCTGTTCAACTGGCTCTCCATATAAGAATACAACGTCTATGAAATAAATAATAAGAAATATGGAATACAGAATAATATGGAAGGCCCGAGTTGGGCCTTCGTTGTGGTTATTTCTCCGTTATGAGGAATTCACAGTGCTCATGACCCATAGAGACGCACTTGGTTTCCTCTTGTTTCAGTTCCTTCTGAATGCCTTGTGCTGCCAAGAGTCCTTCAATAATGGTTGAAAAACCTGCAGTCATATAGCAGTGGCCTTCATCAGCGTCGGTGATGATGCCTTTGATGTAGCTCATCTCACCCTTAACGACTAATCTGAATGGTTCAAGCTGGAATTCTTCAGCAGTAATTGTTCCTAGACCTCGCATAGTGGCAAAGTCGAAATACGCTTGGATTTGTTTTTCGATTGGCAACGCCTCGAATCTCTTTGCAAGGCCCTTGCCAAGCTGTCTACCTCCTTCTGAAGACGCTTCGTAAATTATTGCGTACGCGCCGTTCGTTCCCAGTGTTTCTTCCATTCGCTTCTAGAGGTTTGCTATCCAATCTGTTGAAGCAAGCCAGAGTCTCTGACCATTGTGATATATGGCACCTTCGTCGAACTCGAGTTGCGAAATGAATTTTTGGAATTTTTCTTGACTCGTATTCTTGCATGTCCCACTGTTATCATGGTGGTTCAGCGGCAGAATATTAAGAATATCTTGTATACATTAAGTAATATTTTAGGTAGTTTCTATAAAAAATGTCGAAAAAATCCCTGTATCGGGGTAAGACTCGCTCGAAGATGAAGGATAGCATTCTCTTATTCACAGGTAGTATCTATTCGGGTCAACCTCACAGTAGAGCACACCAAGCTCCTCCTCCGTTGGGAGTGGTTCAACCTCGCTCGTATCAAGTGCAATGTCAAAACCAGTTCTACGCTCGATATCATCAATCTGAACTTCGTCGTATCTTGCCTCCAAGTACATTCGTTTTGTTACATCATCGAAAGCAAAAACACCCAAGCTGGTTATGACATGTTCAGGACCGCCACGGATGTATCCAGCTTCTTGGCGACTCTCACCACCTTCCAACCATCCAGGACTGGTCATATAATCGAGCTCGTTGACGAATCGTCGCCGTTCATGCTTCATGAATATTAACGTTCGACCCACGAGGCTAGCGACATCGCAAGCTCCTCCACTGCCAGGAAGTCGAATATCAGGCTTCTTGTAGTCACCGATACAGGTGCTGTTCAGATTCCCATATGGGTCGATTTGGGCACTTGAAAGAATTCCTACTATATCCGAACCTGAGCGTTTGTTCTGCATGAAAGCAAAAGCATCAGCCAGTCCTCCATTATGCGAAGATCGATACATTACTCTTGGATCAGCAACGCTTAGCGGTATCTCCAACAAATCAGGGTCTAAGGCACCTGTCTCAAAGAACACTACACATTCAGGGGCGTGTGTCTTCTTGGCGGTCATGGCTGCCAAGAGGGGTAGCCCTGTGCCACAGAAAACCGTATCCCCATTTGTGATGCGGCGTGCGGCAGCAATCGCCATCATAGCTATGCGTGAATGGTCATCGTTCATTTATTCGCGCCTCCTAGGTGGATATCCAATCTTTGAATCCGCTCGCAATAGTTCCAGTTTCTTCTTCTCAATTTGTTTCAAGTATTCATCGAAATCATCGACCGAGTGAATCGATGAACTGAGGTACTCTTCGAATTTTTTGTCATCTCGGGCTGTCTCAGCATACTTCTCCAGATAGTCCATATCATAGTCATACTTTCTGAAACATGCGGAGGGATAAGCTCCGAAGGGCTGAAGAACGACAGCATCTATCAATATGTGTGGGATGAAATTTCGACAGGGTTCATTTCTAAGAACTTCGCTGGGCACGAGCTCTTCACAGCTTACTATTACTCGCTTTGCAGCTCGGGCCTGTTCAATGTCAGCAAAAGACAAGCCATCAATTCTAGCGGTACCATCTTCGGATGCACTGTGGACATGTAGCAGGGACACATCTGGATTTGCTGCAGGAATAAGCAGGATCCCTTCTTTTTCGTCTGAAAATGGATTCGTTGTAGAGACACACTTCTGTTTCGGCAACTGGGGAGACTTATGGCGTTTATCTCCGTCAATACCCCACTTCTTCACTATGTCAGTTGAAAGCCCAGAATAGGTTGGTAGGAATGGTAATCCCATGGCCCCAGCCATGAATCGCAAAGTCATGTGATAGTTGGAGTAATCCTCAATCTCGACACTTCCATTTTCAACAGCTTTCCGGAATCTGACGCACGTGGAAGCCAGTCTTCCGTTTGCTCCATATGCCACCTCCAGGGTATCCACCATCTTTGCACCAATGAGAAGATCCATGGCTTGACTACCGGAGTGCATCAACACATGCAGATGTCCAATATCCTGCCTGATAATCTCGTGCGTAAGAGCCATGGGATTTCTGTTGATAGTGAAACCGCCAAGCGAGATGCAATCACCGGTGTGTACAAATCTAGTTACAGCATCCTGCAAAGAAGTAAGCTTGCTAGTTGATGGCATTATTAGATATCACCAAATGAGAGAGGGATGCTGTTCAATACATCAGTTTCGGTATCAACAAAAGGTCATAGCCATTCTTAACCCATGGAAATATTCAGTAGGTCCAGCATCTTGGCACATATTCCTACACCAAAACTATAAGACAACCGTAATGTGATACTTAAAAGCCCCAAAACACGGAACTCTTTGCTGAGGTCTTCTTAATGACCCCTGACGAAACGAAAACACCAGGAAACGACGGAAAGGAAGCAATCGTAGGCTATCTGACTGCCGACCTGCGCCATGAATTCAACAACCTTCTCCAAGGTATAATTGGACTAGCTGAAATAATAGAACTAGACGAATCACTGTCTGAAGAGGGCACACTCGCAATTAGGACGATTCAAGAACTTGGCGAGGATGCTCATGATTTGATACAGGACGTCGAAATATCCAAACAATCAATTGCAGACCGAGAAAAGAGATTCGTTCAAATCAAACCCGAAGTAGCAGAAGCTAAGACCCGAAGCAAACAAAAACCAGCTATTCTAGTGGTGGAAGATGACCATCTTGTATTGAATGTAGTAACCCGAATGTTGAAGCAACTTGGACACAATACTCTTACAGCAAGGAGTGGCACAGATGCACTTGATCTGTACCGAAATAACGCTGAGCGCATCGAACTCGTTATTACAGACATGAAAATGCCGAACATGGGAGGGCTTGAACTGGCTGAACATATCTTAACAGACAATCCAGAAACGAAAATTGTCGTTATGTCTGGTTACCTGCAAGAAGACGTAGACATTGAACCAAGTCAATTCGGACTAGCAGGTTGGCTTGAGAAACCAATGACAGCTGATCGCCTGAGACAAGTCATCAATTCTGTAATAGGAGAACGTTGACAAGACGGAAAGCACTAACTCAATTGCCCAAAAATCCCGAAAGGGAAGACGAATTCTTCACAGCGATTTTTAAATCAATCCACTACTTCTGACCGAGGTCACCCACTATGATCTTGCATATCATACTGGAAAAGGAACGCACGTGGCCGGATTCTCACCATCATCAAACCACAGTGCGAGTCATAGGAATGATAGACCAAATCAAGGATGAATGTCATACAGAATCTCACAACCGCCCACAACGTTCCTTAGCAGCGTTACGGCTTCTTCTGGAGACATTTTCAGATTGTTGCTTTCTGACATCACCATAATATCATCCTCATCATCGATTACGAATTGCACACCATCAACTTTCCACGACGCTTTGAGCATCTGCACAGCCAGCTCATTTCGGTCTTCAACAGCGAATTCATAAAAATTAGAGAAAGGTGCAAGGAAATAGATCCAACTCTCATCGCGATTTGTGAAGATGCTCACCTTCAAATCATCGAAGTTATCCGTTTCCCAACGAGTGAGGATTCTATCATCGTCATAAGTGTATTTGATGCCGAGTTCGTCAAGTAGTCCTGAGATGTAGTCCATAGTAGCCAATAGGCAGCACCTTGCACAGTTGAATAGGTCGCATGCATATTAGGATAATTCGGGTAGACCTGAGTTGCTCGGTAAGAGAGGTCATTTGGAAACGTCATTAAATATTCATCTTGTCTGCTCAGGTGAACGGAAATTCGAACAAACCACAGAATGTCAGTTCTTCTGCTGCTTAAGGGACTTCGAGTACGCTAATTGCGAGCATCAGCCAGCTTATCCTCAAGATTTGCAAGCTCTACAAAGTCTTCTCAAGATACCATCTCGATGCCATATCTTTGTGCTTTTTCCATTCGCTTTTCACCTGGATCTTCGGCCAGTACTAGGTACTTCATAGATTTGATCACACCGCTAGCCATCTTGTAATCCGGTTGAATGAGTTTCTTCAGTTCGCTCTTTGTTACGCCGTCTACTTTGCCGGTTATGTA
This region includes:
- a CDS encoding GNAT family N-acetyltransferase, producing the protein MEAHVRPLRQDDIDDVLAISKHIWHGHDYVPGVIDDWLKDPDSYTIGVEVDGNLVGISNLRMIENGKTGWMEGLRVHPDYRGQGYANLLTDGLLEHAISVGVPRLRYTTAVENKASMALAERAGLEEVFRMIVFWADAPDSVDQREDIDIDQVFVDELIEHMDAYTGIMPGPIIIYDWKAKDLTAEVLRELGEERSFWQTMSDKGKALSFGGHRYEESEDAWSCTIYSNDDELAQAHMLHHVRIAKSKGLKTVVIILNKRFQQLVEELSWLEETERFREVALMERKLRQDAE
- the tsaA gene encoding tRNA (N6-threonylcarbamoyladenosine(37)-N6)-methyltransferase TrmO; this translates as MSIEIRPIGEVAKEESRVCIWIYDSFWDATLNLDKFSHLIILWWISGRDNPESRQTLRVVPKGDEETVEESGVFACRSPARPNPIGHTVVALRDIDEAAKRLVIDQIDAFHGTPVLDIKPYMPTSDRVDGAEVPIWFRSLLPRYTNSY
- a CDS encoding response regulator, with the translated sequence MTPDETKTPGNDGKEAIVGYLTADLRHEFNNLLQGIIGLAEIIELDESLSEEGTLAIRTIQELGEDAHDLIQDVEISKQSIADREKRFVQIKPEVAEAKTRSKQKPAILVVEDDHLVLNVVTRMLKQLGHNTLTARSGTDALDLYRNNAERIELVITDMKMPNMGGLELAEHILTDNPETKIVVMSGYLQEDVDIEPSQFGLAGWLEKPMTADRLRQVINSVIGER
- a CDS encoding mechanosensitive ion channel family protein, producing the protein MQEIALWDELVAFIRNLLPPVLQNYAAVIAAIPFFILLYILYLVAIRSVKSSLGRIGVPREATSSIVFIIRLIFFGIVVAVILSITRIFRLEGVIAASTLIGTAVGLAFSRSLSNLVSGIYVLATRPFRVGDYIKIGDTEGLVQEITLNYTRLLTPDFTRRGVPNSSVVDSDVTNYRVRVDDLTDLLGIEYDEQELSSSRLDSLRQKFKYLTTGEEVYRYTFDIYQHLSYSNTKVKDAFTALCDKWADKFLMKPEFFYWSSQNFGMVYRFAIVVKNARNILFEGADFMTEAAETLHQVQ
- a CDS encoding nitroreductase family protein, with product MDTLEAIRHRRSIRSYKSKEVEKEKIEKVLEAGRWAPSASNKQPWHFIVVTDVNTRKKLASIHSYGGFMAESPVVIVALGDPERHQKYHLCDPHNAVMNILLAAYDQGLGTCWMGVRDTPYEDKFKDVLDIPDKFRVVCSVSMGYPDKEKTSNRRSLDDIVSWNKYQN
- a CDS encoding ketoacid-CoA transferase; amino-acid sequence: MNDDHSRIAMMAIAAARRITNGDTVFCGTGLPLLAAMTAKKTHAPECVVFFETGALDPDLLEIPLSVADPRVMYRSSHNGGLADAFAFMQNKRSGSDIVGILSSAQIDPYGNLNSTCIGDYKKPDIRLPGSGGACDVASLVGRTLIFMKHERRRFVNELDYMTSPGWLEGGESRQEAGYIRGGPEHVITSLGVFAFDDVTKRMYLEARYDEVQIDDIERRTGFDIALDTSEVEPLPTEEELGVLYCEVDPNRYYL
- a CDS encoding CoA transferase subunit A, which translates into the protein MPSTSKLTSLQDAVTRFVHTGDCISLGGFTINRNPMALTHEIIRQDIGHLHVLMHSGSQAMDLLIGAKMVDTLEVAYGANGRLASTCVRFRKAVENGSVEIEDYSNYHMTLRFMAGAMGLPFLPTYSGLSTDIVKKWGIDGDKRHKSPQLPKQKCVSTTNPFSDEKEGILLIPAANPDVSLLHVHSASEDGTARIDGLSFADIEQARAAKRVIVSCEELVPSEVLRNEPCRNFIPHILIDAVVLQPFGAYPSACFRKYDYDMDYLEKYAETARDDKKFEEYLSSSIHSVDDFDEYLKQIEKKKLELLRADSKIGYPPRRRE
- a CDS encoding ethanolamine ammonia-lyase reactivating factor EutA, which gives rise to MFVKTNRKWLTSVGIDIGSSTSHIVFSKLLLEKDPASSTEKFMITERKIIHSGPIHLTPFSDPDTVDLEKLTAILAADYESAGINTGDIDTGAVIITGETAKKHNAETIVEEIAGEAGAFVAATAGPNFESVLAAHGSGAISRSEAIEGTVMNIDIGGGSSNIAVCRNGRVIDTAAINVGGRLVATDSAGVITRLEDIGKELGKHLGIELELSKRISEEKKMAMADELADTLFDCLTGKLQKPLTKDFLMTEPLDITTGIEEVTFSGGVAEYIYDIHDKTYNDLGAHLGNAIKERIPQLKGKFTRPAQTIRATVIGAGQASLEVSGSSTFLSADIEYPIRNLPIVVPHIPSGRPTEKEIAAAIRDSLARFDIVEGEQQVALAFNGTVKPSYDHLTTFSKGVVSALEKTVEKHDPILMVFSNDVGNSVGNVMRRETGIENQILSIDEISVQEGDFIDIGEPVIENAVVPVIIKKLVFA
- a CDS encoding pyridoxamine 5'-phosphate oxidase family protein, with the translated sequence MTRQMRREDKEMENKQEIQEILLNTKYVTIAMCKDNEPYLVTLSHGYDKDENCLYFHCASEGKKIEFLKQNSTVWGQALIDKGYVHGTCDHLYAAAHFRGEVRFLENVSEKESALKIMIRQLDDKPEKVMAEQLKEESVKNVTIGRIDIDYLSGKKADEVIISL